From a single Brettanomyces bruxellensis chromosome 5, complete sequence genomic region:
- a CDS encoding uncharacterized protein (BUSCO:EOG09264CST), translating to MKVIFKNFKKEKFPIEVEPSDSILSGKEKLSAAQDCQPGQLKFVYSGKILKDDKTFEFFNVKDGDQIIFMKSKLRKQKSKPEPKPEAQAAAGKAETSSENAAVESSSTSNAASLPAQIPAENQESSTGAEEFTESTFAIGRARQTAVQNIMGMGFEREQVERALTAAFNNPDRAVEYLLNGIPESHHQASAPAPPAPAAEPLAEAATEKSTGTVDEEQETAPKNASEGNTEAGSSGKSEEPVKIAENVENTNATATTAQTPANPNSQNLFERAAAAAQGQNTGENSQEGDYMGSLRELLQQRPEMAEIVLQQMAASNPQLAEVIQRNPEAFMRYITSGDQDALAESLGIPKEYLEGSGDVDDAEDGEEANVPRIEVTPEENAAINRLCELGFDRSLVIQVYFACDKNEEMAANLLFSDHAD from the coding sequence atgaaggTCATTTTTaagaatttcaagaaggaaaaattCCCCATAGAAGTAGAACCTTCTGATAGCATTTTGTCCGGTAAGGAAAAGCTTTCTGCTGCACAGGACTGCCAGCCAGGTCAGCTGAAGTTTGTGTATTCTGGAAAAATCCTCAAGGATGACAAAACATTCGAGTTTTTCAACGTCAAGGATGGAGATCAGATCATATTCATGAAGAGCAAGTTAAGAAAGCAGAAGTCAAAGCCTGAGCCCAAGCCTGAAGCACAAGCTGCAGCTGGTAAAGCCGAGACCTCATCTGAAAATGCAGCAgttgaatcatcatcaacttcaaacGCAGCATCGCTACCAGCACAAATACCGGCAGAAAACCAGGAATCTTCTACGGGGGCAGAAGAATTTACAGAATCTACGTTTGCCATTGGCCGAGCAAGGCAGACTGCTGTTCAGAATATAATGGGCATGGGTTTTGAAAGAGAGCAGGTCGAAAGAGCGTTGACTGCGGCATTCAACAATCCGGATAGAGCCGTTGAGTATCTTTTAAACGGAATTCCAGAAAGCCATCATCAAGCATCGGCACCTGCACCACCTGCACCAGCAGCTGAACCTTTAGCCGAGGCTGCAACCGAGAAATCTACAGGTACTGTGGATGAGGAGCAGGAAACTGCTCCCAAGAATGCTTCTGAAGGAAATACAGAGGCTGGATCTTCAGGAAAAAGCGAAGAACCAGTGAAAATAGCTGAGAATgttgaaaatacaaatgcCACAGCAACGACAGCACAAACGCCGGCCAATCCAAATTCGCAGAATTTGTTTGAAAGAGCCGCTGCTGCGGCCCAGGGACAAAATACAGGCGAAAATTCACAAGAGGGTGATTACATGGGATCTCTGCGAGAGCTTCTTCAGCAGAGGCCGGAGATGGCCGAGATTGTTCTCCAGCAGATGGCAGCATCGAATCCGCAGCTTGCAGAGGTTATACAAAGAAACCCTGAGGCATTTATGAGATATATCACCAGTGGAGACCAAGATGCCCTAGCTGAGAGTTTGGGCATCCCTAAGGAGTACTTAGAGGGAAGCGgtgatgttgatgatgccGAAGATGGAGAGGAGGCCAATGTTCCTCGTATTGAGGTCACACCTGAGGAAAATGCGGCAATAAATAGATTATGTGAGCTTGGATTCGACCGTAGTCTGGTCATACAAGTTTACTTTGCCTGTGATAAAAACGAGGAGATGGCAGCCAATTTATTGTTCAGTGATCATGCTGATTAG
- a CDS encoding uncharacterized protein (BUSCO:EOG092621X3), with translation MPRRRQTRTSRLNDDGGVKGPSSALTSFLREQGISAESVRLRYEENVRREQEMLERGRQISAEQNENDQESSTNTQSVEVELPENELDSDEEVFEGDEDNEEIAMIREKARRKRRRAESGDNDDDFPNGVGAENGNNNIDGDVGKNYCLECDKEFIISVYSKKMEKYGRVGYLCPSCTKMAIRQERLARRKEIDARKKRKLVAAALLDKQTYRLPTLQDFCIKIITDNIDDVSVLGDIGLRNKKRISRILAKNRSLNSKTMELFLDPSLKDLEFWDCSRIDKGALDRIPSYCPKLESLTLNMCGQLHKDNLLYYGQKCSNLRSLSLNGPFLINNAVWQEFFDSPVGKNLKAFHLRNTHRFTSDSLIALLDNAGSNLEKLTLNRLDGFDSKPVYDLLPYYLHNIRYLEISYPHTKDLIDDDMIVNLLATNGDHIETLILDGCSGLTDQFLISGIKPFCPVLTKLSLQQLPLITDNGITQLFSDWSINGGLMDLNLTRCLQLTDMSLYTALNHSCRTLVELTLNSVKLITKKLFLKLSRGTRFPLLTSLDIGFVRSVDDSVLAIWSRIAPKLTIMEVYGDSRCTDKAMIRHDLKVIGRETDTI, from the coding sequence ATGCcgagaagaagacaaaCTAGAACAAGTAGACTAAATGATGATGGAGGTGTGAAAGGACCTAGTAGTGCTCTTACGTCATTTCTTCGAGAGCAAGGTATTAGTGCCGAGTCAGTCAGGCTAAgatatgaagaaaatgtgagAAGAGAACAGGAAATGTTAGAAAGGGGGAGACAGATTTCGGCCGAACAGAATGAGAATGATCAAGAAAGTAGCACAAATACACAATCGGTGGAAGTTGAATTGCCGGAAAATGAACTTGATTCCGATGAGGAAGTGTTTGAAGGCGATGAggataatgaagaaattgCAATGATTAGAGAAAAAGCGAGacgaaagagaagaagggCAGAAAGTggtgataatgatgatgattttcCAAATGGTGTTGGTGCCGAAAACGGAAACAATAACATCGATGGAGATGTGGGAAAGAACTATTGCCTAGAGTGTGATAAAGAGTTTATCATATCTGTATACTcgaagaagatggaaaagtaCGGAAGGGTTGGATATTTATGCCCTTCGTGTACAAAAATGGCAATTAGGCAAGAACGATTAGCCAGACGGAAAGAAATAgatgcaagaaaaaagagaaaattggTGGCTGCTGCTTTACTTGATAAACAGACTTATAGGCTTCCAACTCTACAGGATTTCTGCATAAAGATCATTACAGATAATATCGATGATGTGAGCGTTTTGGGAGACATTGGTTtgagaaacaaaaagaggatAAGTCGTATATTGGCAAAGAACAGATCTCTCAATAGCAAGACTATGGAACTCTTTTTAGATCCTTCTCTCAAAGACCTCGAGTTCTGGGATTGCTCCAGGATTGACAAGGGTGCCTTGGATAGGATACCTTCATACTGCCCCAAGCTTGAATCTCTAACGCTGAATATGTGTGGTCAGCTACATAAAGATAATTTGCTTTATTACGGACAGAAGTGCTCAAATCTTCGGTCTTTGTCTTTAAACGGACCGTTTTTGATCAATAATGCCGTTTGGCAGGAGTTTTTTGACAGTCCAGTCGGTAAGAATTTAAAAGCTTTTCATCTTAGGAACACTCACAGATTTACTTCTGATTCTCTTATCGCTCTTCTTGATAATGCTGGTTCAAATCTTGAGAAATTGACGTTAAATCGTCTTGATGGATTTGATTCAAAGCCTGTTTATGATCTGCTACCATATTACCTTCACAACATTAGGTATTTAGAGATATCATATCCCCACACAAAGGATCTTATAGACGATGATATGATAGTGAATCTTCTTGCCACGAATGGCGATCATATTGAGACCCTTATATTGGATGGATGCTCGGGTTTGACTGATCAGTTCTTGATTTCAGGAATAAAACCATTCTGTCCTGTTCTCACTAAGCTCTCTCTTCAGCAGTTGCCATTAATTACTGATAATGGCATCACACAACTTTTCAGTGATTGGTCTATAAATGGTGGCTTAATGGATCTAAACCTCACCCGGTGTTTGCAATTGACTGATATGTCCTTATATACAGCATTAAATCACAGCTGCCGGACATTGGTGGAGTTGACTTTAAATTCCGTCAAGCTGATAACAAAGAAACTATTTCTGAAATTATCAAGGGGTACGCGCTTTCCTCTCCTTACATCTCTGGATATCGGATTTGTCAGATCTGTGGATGATTCTGTTCTTGCCATTTGGTCGAGAATAGCACCTAAATTGACTATAATGGAGGTGTATGGTGATAGCCGGTGCACGGACAAAGCTATGATCAGGCATGATCTTAAGGTTATTGGTAGGGAAACGGATACTATTTGA